In one Agrobacterium tumefaciens genomic region, the following are encoded:
- the fliI gene encoding flagellar protein export ATPase FliI: MTMPESMLSAHAISPKLAQLASLAGHYADPEFSVSPGGHVRTIAAGHYTVSGLSRHVRLGEFVAHRSATGIHLGEVVRVEPDICYVCPIEPGEPIGIHDTVIRKGAFRVAPDDSWCGRTINALGEPIDGKGPLASGTERRSISNNAPPSMTRKRVETPFKTGVRAIDIFSPLCLGQRLGIFAGSGVGKSTLLSMLAKADAFDKVVIGLVGERGREVREFIEDTMGENMGKSIAVVATSDESPMLRKMAPLSAVTIAEHFRDQGDNVLLIIDSVTRFAHAIREVAVASGEPPVARGYPASVFTELPRLLERAGPGAEGTGTITAIVSILVDGDNHNDPIADSTRGILDGHIVLDRSLAEEGRYPPINPLASISRLAKKAWTPDQEKLVSRLKALVHRFEETRDLRLIGGYRPGTDPDLDMAVKQVPIIYETLKQLPNEPAAQDAYADLATALRGGVQNNQPQVNPRMRG, from the coding sequence ATGACAATGCCGGAATCCATGCTCTCGGCCCACGCGATCTCTCCGAAGCTCGCCCAGCTGGCAAGCCTTGCCGGGCACTATGCCGATCCGGAGTTTTCCGTGTCGCCGGGCGGTCATGTCCGTACCATCGCCGCCGGACACTATACGGTTTCCGGCCTTTCACGGCATGTGAGGCTTGGCGAATTCGTCGCCCATCGCAGCGCGACCGGCATTCATCTCGGCGAAGTGGTGCGGGTGGAACCGGACATCTGCTATGTCTGCCCGATCGAACCGGGCGAACCGATCGGCATTCACGACACCGTCATTCGCAAGGGTGCATTCCGCGTCGCGCCTGACGACAGCTGGTGCGGGCGCACCATCAATGCGCTTGGCGAACCCATCGACGGTAAAGGCCCGCTTGCCTCGGGCACTGAGCGTCGTTCGATTTCCAACAATGCGCCGCCTTCGATGACGCGCAAGCGCGTGGAAACGCCCTTTAAAACCGGCGTGCGGGCGATCGATATATTTTCGCCCCTGTGCCTCGGTCAGCGCCTCGGCATTTTCGCCGGTTCGGGTGTGGGTAAATCCACGCTGCTGTCGATGCTCGCCAAGGCCGACGCGTTCGACAAGGTCGTCATCGGGCTGGTAGGCGAGCGCGGCCGCGAAGTGCGGGAATTCATCGAAGACACGATGGGCGAGAACATGGGCAAATCCATCGCCGTCGTCGCAACCAGCGATGAAAGCCCGATGCTGCGCAAGATGGCCCCGCTTTCCGCCGTCACCATCGCCGAACATTTCCGCGACCAGGGCGACAACGTCCTTCTCATCATCGACAGCGTCACCCGTTTCGCCCATGCGATCCGGGAAGTGGCGGTCGCTTCGGGCGAGCCGCCGGTAGCGCGCGGTTACCCAGCCTCGGTCTTTACCGAATTGCCGCGCCTTCTCGAGCGGGCCGGACCCGGCGCCGAAGGCACCGGCACCATCACCGCCATCGTCTCCATTCTGGTCGACGGCGACAATCACAATGATCCGATTGCCGATTCGACCCGCGGTATTCTCGACGGCCATATCGTGCTGGATCGCAGCCTCGCCGAAGAAGGCCGCTATCCGCCGATCAATCCGCTCGCTTCGATCTCGCGTCTGGCCAAGAAGGCCTGGACGCCGGATCAGGAAAAGCTGGTCTCGCGCCTCAAGGCGCTGGTGCACCGATTTGAGGAAACGCGGGATCTACGGCTGATCGGCGGCTATCGTCCAGGGACCGACCCCGATCTCGACATGGCGGTGAAGCAGGTTCCCATCATCTATGAAACGCTGAAACAGCTTCCGAACGAACCGGCGGCGCAGGACGCCTATGCCGATCTGGCGACTGCGCTGCGTGGCGGAGTGCAAAATAATCAGCCGCAGGTAAACCCGAGAATGAGAGGCTGA
- the flgF gene encoding flagellar basal-body rod protein FlgF, which yields MQSGLYVALSSQIALERRLTTISDNMANVNTVGFRGSEVKFDEMVAKNHNDMNAKVAFVSQGNDYLSTRQGAFEQTGNSFDFAIKGDAWFSLDTPDGQILTRDGRFTMRPDGALISSSGYPVLDAGGGPIQLNANGGPITVGLDGAIRQNENIVATLGIFQADFSQGFLRHPNSGVKPVAQPTPVVNNHEVGVVQGYLEESNVNGISQMTQLIQVNRAFESISSLMRDTESTFGEGIKTLGGAR from the coding sequence ATGCAATCCGGACTATATGTCGCCCTGTCCTCGCAGATCGCGCTGGAGCGTCGTCTCACCACCATTTCCGACAATATGGCGAATGTGAACACGGTCGGTTTCCGCGGCTCCGAAGTGAAATTCGACGAAATGGTCGCCAAGAACCATAATGACATGAATGCCAAGGTGGCCTTCGTTTCACAGGGCAACGACTATCTCTCCACCCGCCAGGGCGCTTTTGAACAGACCGGCAATTCCTTCGATTTCGCCATCAAGGGCGATGCCTGGTTCTCGCTGGATACGCCCGATGGCCAGATTCTGACCCGCGACGGCCGCTTCACCATGCGCCCGGACGGCGCGCTGATCTCTTCGAGCGGTTATCCCGTCCTTGACGCGGGCGGCGGCCCCATCCAGCTCAATGCGAATGGCGGCCCGATCACCGTCGGTCTCGACGGCGCCATCAGGCAGAACGAAAACATCGTCGCCACGCTCGGCATCTTCCAGGCGGATTTCTCGCAAGGCTTCCTGCGTCATCCCAATAGCGGCGTAAAGCCCGTTGCCCAGCCGACACCGGTCGTCAACAACCATGAGGTCGGCGTTGTTCAGGGTTATCTGGAAGAATCGAACGTCAACGGCATTTCGCAGATGACGCAGCTCATTCAGGTCAACAGGGCCTTCGAGAGCATTTCCTCGCTGATGCGCGACACCGAATCCACCTTCGGTGAGGGGATCAAGACGCTTGGCGGCGCGCGTTGA
- a CDS encoding DUF1217 domain-containing protein, with protein sequence MTSTYTSYRLISQDIGKSLERVSKQPDVARETEYYRSKIGDVKSIDDFMADTRLYNYALKAHGLEDMAYAKAFIRKVLTEGTTSKDAFANKLSDSRYADLAKSLDFVSFGAATTATEAAQSGVISKYTRQTLEQEAGDDNNGVRLALYFERMAPNIKSGLDFLADDALAQVFRTAYNLPDEFAAADVEKQAALIEKTINIKDLQDPEKVGKLLERFTIMWEMQNPSTTYDPLAVFGSSSGYGISPDLLISINSLKLGGK encoded by the coding sequence GTGACTTCCACCTACACCAGCTACAGACTGATCAGTCAGGACATCGGCAAGTCGCTTGAGCGCGTGTCGAAGCAACCCGACGTGGCGCGCGAGACCGAATATTACCGGTCGAAAATCGGCGATGTGAAATCCATCGACGATTTCATGGCCGACACCCGTCTCTATAATTATGCGCTGAAAGCCCACGGCCTCGAGGACATGGCCTACGCGAAAGCCTTCATCCGCAAGGTGCTGACGGAAGGCACAACCAGCAAGGACGCCTTTGCCAACAAGCTTTCCGATAGTCGTTATGCCGATCTTGCAAAATCGCTGGACTTTGTAAGCTTCGGGGCAGCCACGACCGCAACTGAGGCGGCGCAGTCCGGCGTCATCAGCAAATATACACGCCAGACCCTTGAACAGGAGGCGGGTGACGACAATAACGGCGTCCGTCTTGCCCTTTATTTCGAGCGCATGGCGCCGAATATCAAATCGGGCCTCGACTTTCTGGCCGACGACGCGCTCGCGCAGGTGTTTCGCACGGCCTACAACCTGCCCGACGAATTTGCGGCAGCAGATGTCGAGAAACAGGCCGCTCTCATCGAAAAAACCATCAATATCAAAGATCTGCAGGATCCTGAAAAGGTCGGCAAGCTGCTCGAGCGTTTCACCATCATGTGGGAAATGCAAAATCCCTCAACGACCTACGATCCTCTTGCCGTTTTCGGCTCCTCCAGCGGCTACGGCATTTCCCCTGACCTGCTGATCTCCATCAACTCCCTGAAACTCGGAGGCAAATGA
- the motA gene encoding flagellar motor stator protein MotA, with the protein MNIVIGLIITFGCIIGGYMAMGGHLDVLVQPFELLIIGGAGLGGFIMANPMKVVKDSGKALGEAFKHSVPKERNYLDVLGVLYSLMRDLRTKSRNEIEAHIDNPEESSIFQSAPSVLKNKELTSFICDYVRLIIIGNARSHEIEALMDEEIETILTDKLKPYHAITTMGDSFPAIGIVAAVLGVIKAMGKINESPEVLGGLIGAALVGTMLGIILSYSICNPLASQVKIVRTKQHRLYIIVKQTLIAYMNGSVPQVALEYGRKTISNYERPSIDAVEQEMMNPGGENKAA; encoded by the coding sequence ATGAATATTGTAATTGGACTTATAATCACTTTCGGCTGCATCATCGGCGGCTACATGGCGATGGGCGGCCATCTGGACGTGCTGGTTCAGCCGTTCGAATTGTTGATTATCGGTGGCGCCGGCCTCGGCGGCTTCATCATGGCGAACCCGATGAAGGTCGTGAAGGATTCGGGCAAGGCGCTCGGAGAGGCCTTCAAACATTCGGTGCCCAAGGAGCGAAACTATCTCGACGTGCTCGGCGTGCTTTATTCGCTGATGCGCGACCTGCGCACGAAGTCGCGCAACGAGATCGAGGCCCATATCGACAATCCAGAAGAATCCTCGATCTTCCAGAGCGCACCTTCGGTCCTGAAGAACAAGGAACTGACCTCGTTCATCTGCGACTATGTCCGCCTGATCATCATCGGCAACGCCCGCAGCCATGAAATCGAAGCGTTGATGGATGAGGAAATCGAAACCATCCTGACCGACAAGCTGAAGCCATACCACGCGATCACCACCATGGGCGATTCCTTCCCCGCCATCGGTATCGTCGCGGCGGTTCTCGGTGTCATCAAGGCCATGGGCAAGATCAACGAATCGCCGGAAGTTCTGGGTGGCCTGATCGGCGCCGCACTCGTCGGCACCATGCTCGGCATCATCCTGTCCTATTCGATCTGCAATCCGCTCGCCTCGCAGGTCAAGATCGTCCGCACCAAGCAGCACCGCCTCTACATCATCGTCAAGCAGACGCTGATCGCCTATATGAACGGCTCGGTGCCGCAGGTCGCGCTCGAATATGGCCGCAAGACTATCTCCAACTATGAGCGGCCGTCCATCGACGCCGTCGAGCAGGAGATGATGAACCCCGGCGGCGAAAACAAGGCGGCATGA
- a CDS encoding flagellar motor switch protein FliM has protein sequence MTMAKAAPQRAPAIDTALLAKLTGGLSDRRTIAKIGSDIGHLYSEFLPDIFHSETGIAIEVEYLGSESGLMTDLIANVGQNVAVADCSLRNWCPNFMMAVGNGFVIALMERMLGAAPDTIGEPDERSLSHIELDLAAMVLGRIAGVLRSGVNAPGGFEATIDPPFNANGKSAFDEMIAGLYGVTIRMKINIGKVSSEFSLIVPQRPLLKTSIVAPKASAQALKKQEEWMDMISQQVKRSQVTLEARIKLETLTLRTISRLVAGDVIPFQDLKQDDIGVEVSANGSKLYNCEFGKSGDRYMVRVKNNVSTDDEILRHLMG, from the coding sequence ATGACGATGGCTAAAGCTGCACCCCAAAGAGCCCCCGCCATCGATACTGCCCTGCTCGCGAAACTCACGGGAGGGCTTTCCGACCGCAGGACGATCGCCAAGATCGGTTCCGATATCGGCCATCTCTACAGCGAATTCCTGCCGGACATCTTTCACAGCGAGACCGGCATTGCGATAGAGGTCGAATATCTCGGTTCCGAATCGGGGCTGATGACCGATCTCATCGCCAATGTCGGACAGAATGTCGCCGTCGCCGATTGTTCGCTGCGCAACTGGTGCCCCAATTTCATGATGGCTGTCGGCAACGGCTTCGTCATCGCGCTCATGGAGCGCATGTTGGGTGCGGCCCCTGACACCATCGGCGAGCCTGATGAGCGCAGCCTGTCCCATATCGAGCTCGACCTTGCGGCCATGGTTCTCGGACGCATCGCGGGTGTCCTGCGCTCGGGCGTCAACGCTCCTGGTGGTTTCGAGGCAACCATCGATCCGCCCTTCAACGCCAATGGAAAAAGCGCCTTCGACGAAATGATCGCCGGCCTTTACGGCGTTACCATTCGCATGAAGATCAATATCGGTAAGGTCTCGTCGGAATTTTCTCTCATCGTTCCGCAGCGGCCCCTGCTCAAGACATCCATCGTCGCTCCCAAGGCTTCAGCCCAGGCGCTGAAGAAGCAGGAAGAATGGATGGATATGATTTCGCAGCAGGTGAAAAGATCGCAGGTAACGCTAGAGGCGCGCATCAAGCTCGAAACGCTGACCCTGCGGACGATCTCCAGGCTGGTGGCCGGCGACGTCATTCCGTTTCAGGATCTGAAGCAGGACGATATCGGCGTCGAGGTCAGTGCCAACGGCTCCAAACTCTATAATTGCGAATTCGGCAAGTCCGGTGACCGCTACATGGTTCGGGTAAAGAACAATGTCAGCACGGACGACGAGATTCTGCGACATTTGATGGGTTAA
- the fliN gene encoding flagellar motor switch protein FliN, protein MATKKTPVTDDAVLPSLEDSGDIDQAIGDLRGVLKTDAEGSLSDFGDFGDFGSADDASADNDLSAFGGGSTDFAMDDFAAAPQVAGVKAPLGSGLSDNMDLIMDIPIDVQIVLGTSRMLVSGLMSLEEGATIALDRKIGEPVEIMVNGRRIARGEITVLEDDDTRFGVKLIEVMSTRKA, encoded by the coding sequence ATGGCTACGAAGAAAACACCTGTGACCGATGATGCGGTACTGCCGTCGCTTGAAGACAGCGGCGACATCGACCAGGCTATCGGCGATCTGCGCGGCGTCCTCAAGACGGATGCGGAAGGTTCGCTATCCGATTTTGGTGACTTCGGCGATTTCGGAAGCGCGGACGATGCTTCCGCAGACAACGACCTTTCCGCCTTCGGTGGCGGGTCGACCGATTTTGCGATGGATGATTTTGCCGCTGCCCCGCAGGTTGCGGGCGTCAAGGCGCCGCTTGGCAGCGGATTGTCCGACAATATGGACCTGATCATGGATATCCCGATCGATGTCCAGATCGTTCTCGGCACCAGCCGGATGCTGGTCTCGGGTCTGATGAGCCTCGAGGAAGGTGCGACGATTGCGCTAGACCGCAAGATCGGCGAACCGGTTGAAATCATGGTGAATGGCCGCCGTATTGCGCGCGGTGAAATAACGGTACTTGAAGACGACGATACGCGCTTCGGCGTAAAATTGATTGAAGTAATGAGTACGAGAAAAGCCTGA
- the fliG gene encoding flagellar motor switch protein FliG produces MMDFEDFGNPLAGKPLSQADKAAAVLLAMGKGVAGKLLKFFTQHELQLIISSAQTLRVIPPDELAQIVAEFEDLFTEGTGLMDNAKAIESILEEGLTPEEVDSLLGRRAAFQAYEASIWDRLQEAEPEFVGKFLLREHPQTIAYILSMLPSSFGAKVLLTIPEEQRADIMNRTVNMKEVSPTAAQIIEKRVVNLINEIEAERNAGGSTKVADLMNEMEKPQVDTLLSSLETLSKEAANKVKPKIFLFDDIMFMPQRSRVLLLNDVSADVLTMALRSATAEIKECVLSSISPRQRRMIESDLAVPQASVNTREVAIARRAVAQEAIRLANSGQIQLKEASTDEQSAAA; encoded by the coding sequence ATGATGGACTTCGAGGATTTCGGTAACCCCCTGGCAGGGAAGCCGTTGTCTCAGGCCGACAAGGCGGCCGCGGTGCTTCTTGCCATGGGCAAGGGCGTCGCCGGCAAGCTGCTGAAGTTTTTCACGCAGCACGAATTGCAGCTGATCATTTCCTCGGCCCAGACGCTGCGCGTCATTCCCCCGGACGAACTCGCACAGATCGTGGCGGAGTTCGAAGACCTGTTCACCGAAGGAACGGGTCTGATGGACAATGCCAAGGCGATCGAAAGCATTCTCGAAGAAGGCCTGACACCGGAGGAGGTCGACAGCCTTCTTGGCCGCCGTGCAGCCTTCCAGGCCTATGAGGCGTCGATCTGGGACCGCCTGCAGGAAGCCGAGCCGGAATTCGTCGGCAAGTTCCTGCTGCGCGAGCATCCCCAGACCATCGCCTATATCCTCTCCATGCTGCCGTCGTCCTTCGGCGCCAAGGTACTTCTCACCATTCCGGAAGAACAGCGCGCCGATATCATGAACCGTACGGTGAACATGAAGGAAGTCAGCCCCACGGCTGCGCAGATCATCGAGAAGCGTGTGGTCAACCTCATCAACGAGATCGAGGCAGAGCGCAATGCGGGCGGTTCCACCAAGGTTGCCGATCTGATGAACGAAATGGAAAAGCCGCAGGTCGACACGCTGCTCAGCTCGCTCGAAACGCTGAGCAAGGAAGCCGCCAACAAGGTCAAGCCGAAGATCTTCCTCTTCGACGACATCATGTTCATGCCGCAGCGCAGCCGCGTCCTGCTGCTCAACGATGTCTCGGCGGATGTTCTCACCATGGCCCTGCGCAGCGCCACGGCGGAAATCAAGGAATGTGTCCTGTCGAGCATCAGCCCTCGCCAGCGCCGCATGATCGAATCGGATCTCGCCGTGCCGCAGGCCTCGGTCAACACCCGCGAAGTGGCGATCGCGCGCCGCGCCGTGGCACAGGAAGCTATCCGCCTGGCCAATTCCGGCCAGATTCAGCTGAAAGAAGCCTCGACGGACGAACAATCGGCGGCGGCTTAA
- the flhB gene encoding flagellar biosynthesis protein FlhB: MADDQDKDSKTEAPTEKKLRDAAEKGNLPFSREVPIFASSLAFYCYLVFFLPDGAGRIGVTLKDLFGQPEQWDLSTRPDALSLLYFLGTSMAYLLMPAMIMFIVFGLASSFLQNLPSPVLERVRPQWSRVSPAKGFTRIYSKQGFVEFGKSLFKILIVSVIMFFALRGDFYSLIDLMFSDPQVIFVRVVEIVKKMMVVILLSTALLAAVDLLWTRHHWFSQLKMTKHEVKEEYKQSQGDPVVKSRQRSIARDRARRRMINNVPRATLVIANPTHFAVALRYVREESDAPIVVAKGQDLIALKIREIAEENNIPVFEDPPLARSMFAQVSIDSVIPPAFYKAVAELVHRVYAMKSSKIRVQ; this comes from the coding sequence TTGGCAGACGATCAGGACAAGGACAGTAAAACAGAAGCCCCGACGGAGAAAAAACTCCGCGATGCGGCCGAAAAGGGCAACCTTCCATTTTCCCGCGAAGTGCCGATCTTTGCCTCGTCGCTCGCCTTTTACTGTTATCTGGTTTTCTTTCTGCCCGATGGTGCCGGTCGCATCGGTGTCACGCTGAAGGACCTGTTCGGCCAGCCCGAGCAATGGGATCTCAGCACCAGGCCGGACGCCCTGTCGCTGCTTTATTTTCTCGGCACATCCATGGCCTATCTGCTCATGCCGGCCATGATCATGTTCATCGTCTTCGGCCTCGCTTCGTCGTTTTTGCAGAACCTGCCGTCGCCGGTGCTTGAAAGGGTGCGCCCGCAATGGTCGCGTGTCTCGCCTGCAAAGGGTTTCACACGCATCTATAGCAAGCAGGGTTTCGTTGAATTCGGCAAATCGCTGTTCAAGATATTGATCGTTTCGGTGATCATGTTCTTTGCGCTGCGCGGCGATTTCTACAGTCTCATCGACCTGATGTTTTCCGATCCGCAGGTGATTTTCGTCAGGGTTGTCGAGATCGTCAAAAAAATGATGGTGGTGATCCTGCTGTCGACCGCGCTGCTCGCCGCCGTCGACCTTTTGTGGACGCGCCACCACTGGTTCAGCCAGCTGAAAATGACGAAGCATGAGGTGAAGGAAGAGTACAAGCAGTCGCAGGGCGACCCCGTGGTCAAATCGCGGCAGCGTTCGATCGCGCGTGACCGTGCCCGCCGCCGCATGATCAACAACGTGCCGCGCGCAACGCTTGTCATCGCCAACCCCACACACTTTGCGGTGGCGTTGCGTTATGTGCGCGAAGAAAGCGACGCGCCGATCGTCGTTGCCAAGGGCCAGGACCTTATCGCATTGAAAATCCGCGAGATTGCGGAAGAAAATAATATCCCCGTTTTTGAAGACCCACCGCTCGCACGCTCCATGTTTGCGCAAGTCTCGATCGATAGTGTGATTCCACCAGCCTTTTATAAGGCTGTGGCTGAACTCGTTCATCGGGTTTACGCCATGAAGTCATCGAAAATACGGGTTCAATAA
- a CDS encoding flagellar protein FlaD has translation MTSILTNAAAMAALQTLRMIDKNLETTQARVSSGYRVETAADNAAYWSISTTMRSDNNALSAVQDALGLGAAKVDTAYDALESTIEVVKQIKAKLVAAYGVGADRSKIQDEIKQLQEQLKSISESASFSGENWLQASISNGGTPPAEEPITKKVVASFTRTGSGNVGVTTVDYKLDGSTVLFDLSGGKLGILDKSAVFVGKTEYEVTQTSTTAGTVTKTGYVLPKLTDAQIGVLNAATADTNTDPNVYSGGADNYLRLAENVWVKVTATDPSSGGTTVSSAYRDTTGNDWFYDTSGGQTSIARSLGFSVSTLDLGNLDVVAAAMGGFAGGGTTYTDADAIDVMMSFVDKQLEAMTSTASSLGSLQSRIDMQENFVSSLMDVIDKGIGRLVDADMNEESTRLKALQTQQQLGIQALSIANANAENILQLFK, from the coding sequence ATGACCAGCATTTTGACCAATGCGGCGGCAATGGCCGCGCTGCAGACCCTGCGCATGATCGACAAGAATCTGGAAACGACACAGGCGCGGGTGTCCTCCGGTTATCGTGTCGAGACTGCGGCGGACAATGCGGCCTACTGGTCCATCTCGACGACAATGCGCTCCGACAATAATGCGCTTTCCGCGGTGCAGGATGCCCTGGGTCTGGGCGCCGCCAAGGTCGACACTGCCTATGACGCGCTTGAAAGCACGATCGAGGTTGTCAAGCAGATCAAGGCCAAGCTTGTTGCTGCCTATGGCGTTGGCGCCGATCGCAGCAAGATCCAGGATGAAATCAAGCAGCTTCAGGAGCAGCTGAAAAGCATTTCCGAATCCGCCTCCTTCTCCGGTGAAAACTGGCTGCAGGCCAGCATCAGCAACGGCGGCACGCCGCCGGCCGAAGAACCCATCACGAAGAAGGTCGTTGCATCCTTCACGCGAACGGGCTCGGGAAATGTCGGCGTCACCACCGTTGACTACAAGCTCGATGGCAGCACCGTCCTTTTCGACCTGAGCGGTGGAAAGCTCGGTATTCTCGACAAGAGCGCCGTTTTTGTCGGCAAGACGGAATATGAAGTCACCCAGACGTCGACGACCGCAGGCACGGTAACGAAGACGGGTTACGTCCTGCCGAAACTCACCGACGCGCAAATTGGCGTTCTGAATGCCGCGACGGCGGATACGAATACGGATCCAAATGTCTATAGTGGCGGGGCCGACAATTATCTCCGTCTTGCGGAAAATGTGTGGGTCAAGGTGACGGCAACAGACCCGTCGAGCGGCGGAACGACTGTTTCCTCTGCCTATCGTGACACCACTGGCAATGATTGGTTTTACGATACGAGCGGCGGCCAGACCTCCATCGCTCGTTCCCTCGGTTTTTCCGTCTCCACACTCGATCTCGGCAATCTCGATGTCGTCGCTGCGGCCATGGGCGGTTTTGCCGGCGGCGGCACCACCTATACCGATGCGGATGCCATCGATGTGATGATGTCCTTCGTGGACAAGCAGCTCGAGGCGATGACCAGCACGGCCTCCAGTCTCGGTTCGCTGCAAAGCCGCATCGACATGCAGGAAAATTTCGTGTCGAGCCTGATGGATGTGATCGACAAAGGCATTGGCCGTCTCGTCGATGCTGACATGAACGAGGAATCGACCAGGCTGAAAGCGCTGCAGACGCAGCAGCAGCTCGGCATCCAGGCGCTCTCCATCGCCAATGCCAATGCGGAAAATATCCTCCAGCTCTTCAAGTAA
- a CDS encoding MotB family protein, giving the protein MSEGENHHHGKNEIIIVKRHKGGHDGAHGGAWKIAYADFMTAMMAFFLVMWLVNAANEETKASVASYFNPIKLSDEKPSSKGLEKPVDKEEGVQKKDQSNIQAEKVTKGSAAATGEDLTSQTGEQSNFSEADFFENPYSVLAEIAQQVGQQANVSAKGEGGAADSGPATGASGGEAYRDPFDPDFWTQQVKITRADQQQNPVEAHQSAESRQDAAAKDGEAVETVQSQTPADKAQDGKPMEVAAVVPQQRPDAAEQAALAKPQPEQQQASDAEWEKADTLREEIEKQISGITGKLSEGLVVTPAEGGLLLTISDQTETPMFNVGSAVPRGELVLAMEKIGKLLQERGGSVVIRGHTDGRQFKGEANDNWRLSMDRAHSAYYMLVRGGLSEQRVKQVSGFADRRLQVPTDPLADANRRIEILLEADRG; this is encoded by the coding sequence ATGAGTGAAGGCGAAAACCACCACCACGGTAAAAACGAGATCATTATCGTCAAACGCCACAAGGGCGGGCACGATGGCGCCCATGGCGGCGCCTGGAAAATCGCCTATGCCGATTTCATGACGGCCATGATGGCGTTCTTCCTCGTCATGTGGCTGGTCAACGCCGCGAACGAAGAAACCAAGGCCTCGGTCGCCAGCTATTTCAATCCGATCAAGCTGTCCGATGAGAAACCCTCGTCCAAGGGGCTGGAAAAGCCGGTGGACAAGGAAGAGGGCGTTCAGAAAAAGGACCAGTCCAACATCCAGGCTGAAAAGGTAACCAAGGGTTCCGCTGCCGCGACGGGTGAGGACCTGACCTCCCAGACTGGCGAACAGTCGAATTTCTCGGAAGCCGACTTCTTTGAGAACCCGTATTCGGTGCTGGCTGAAATCGCCCAGCAGGTCGGGCAGCAGGCCAATGTCAGCGCCAAGGGCGAGGGCGGCGCTGCCGATTCCGGTCCGGCGACGGGTGCAAGCGGTGGTGAAGCTTATCGCGATCCCTTCGATCCTGATTTCTGGACACAGCAGGTGAAGATCACCCGCGCCGACCAGCAGCAGAACCCGGTCGAGGCTCATCAGTCTGCCGAGAGCAGGCAGGATGCGGCAGCAAAGGACGGCGAAGCGGTTGAGACCGTTCAGTCGCAGACACCGGCAGATAAGGCGCAGGACGGCAAGCCGATGGAAGTCGCCGCCGTGGTGCCGCAGCAGCGCCCGGATGCCGCTGAGCAGGCAGCACTTGCGAAACCGCAGCCGGAGCAGCAGCAGGCCAGCGACGCCGAGTGGGAAAAGGCTGACACGCTGCGTGAAGAGATTGAGAAGCAGATATCCGGAATTACCGGCAAGCTCTCCGAAGGCCTGGTGGTGACGCCGGCCGAAGGCGGATTGCTGCTTACCATTTCCGATCAGACCGAAACGCCGATGTTCAATGTCGGATCGGCCGTGCCCCGGGGCGAATTGGTTCTGGCCATGGAAAAGATCGGCAAATTGCTTCAGGAGCGGGGCGGCAGCGTCGTGATCCGCGGCCATACCGATGGACGGCAGTTCAAGGGCGAGGCCAATGACAATTGGCGGCTTTCGATGGATCGCGCCCATAGCGCCTATTACATGCTGGTTCGCGGTGGCCTCTCCGAACAGCGGGTGAAGCAGGTATCGGGTTTTGCGGACCGCAGATTGCAGGTGCCGACGGACCCTCTGGCGGATGCGAACCGCCGTATCGAAATCCTGCTTGAGGCCGATCGGGGGTGA